The Paenalcaligenes faecalis genome has a window encoding:
- a CDS encoding TRAP transporter large permease — protein sequence MSDLVLSSILIVTLIGSLALGVWVSLALFVTGVAGIFLFSSAPITNVIATNVWSTSSEWSLAALPLFIWMGEILFRSRMSKDLFTGLAPWMRSLPGGLGHVGILASGIFAAVSGSSAATCATVAKVAVPELKARGYDEKLILGTISGSGTLGLLIPPSIILIVYGVSAELSISRLFIAGVIPGIMMIVLFMAYVSIWSLRNPDKVPAKDPPLSFKEKIRATRTLLPVTLLILGVIGSIYLGLASPTDSAAVGVVIALLLSWSFGDLNWKNFKESLIAATLSSSMIAFILAGASFLTIAMGYSNIPITLARWIGDLGLNHYMLLAVLTVFFIILGSFLDGISIVVLTTAILMPAVQAVGIDPIWFGVYLVLVVEMAQITPPVGLNLFVLQGMTGKNIVYLSKASMPFFLLLVLGVILVIVFPDIILLLPKLMYN from the coding sequence ATGTCCGATTTAGTACTTTCAAGTATTTTAATTGTTACCTTGATTGGTAGCTTGGCTTTGGGCGTATGGGTGTCATTGGCCTTGTTTGTAACGGGTGTAGCAGGGATCTTTTTGTTCTCTAGCGCTCCGATCACTAATGTGATTGCCACCAATGTCTGGAGCACTTCATCAGAGTGGTCTTTAGCTGCTTTACCGCTTTTTATCTGGATGGGTGAGATTCTCTTTCGCTCTCGTATGTCTAAAGACTTATTTACGGGCTTAGCGCCGTGGATGCGATCTTTACCTGGTGGGTTAGGGCATGTAGGGATTTTAGCTTCAGGTATTTTTGCAGCGGTTAGCGGCTCATCCGCAGCAACCTGTGCCACTGTAGCTAAGGTTGCCGTGCCTGAGCTTAAAGCTAGAGGCTATGATGAAAAATTAATTCTAGGGACAATTTCAGGGTCGGGTACGCTAGGGTTGTTGATTCCACCCTCTATTATTTTGATTGTGTACGGGGTTTCAGCCGAGCTATCTATTTCTCGATTATTTATTGCTGGAGTTATTCCAGGCATTATGATGATCGTGTTGTTCATGGCATATGTATCCATTTGGTCTTTACGTAATCCAGATAAAGTTCCTGCTAAAGATCCACCATTAAGCTTTAAAGAAAAAATACGCGCTACACGTACTTTGTTGCCTGTGACGTTACTTATTTTAGGGGTGATCGGATCGATTTATTTAGGGCTTGCTAGTCCCACTGATTCTGCGGCGGTTGGGGTAGTGATAGCGTTATTATTAAGTTGGTCATTTGGTGATTTGAACTGGAAAAATTTCAAAGAAAGCCTAATTGCCGCGACGTTGTCCTCGTCCATGATTGCGTTCATTTTGGCTGGGGCCTCCTTTTTAACCATTGCCATGGGGTATTCCAATATTCCTATTACCTTGGCGCGCTGGATTGGTGACTTGGGTCTGAATCATTACATGCTCTTAGCTGTACTGACTGTATTTTTCATTATTCTAGGTAGCTTTTTGGATGGTATTTCCATTGTGGTGTTGACCACCGCCATCTTGATGCCCGCTGTTCAAGCCGTAGGTATTGATCCTATTTGGTTTGGGGTTTATTTGGTTTTGGTTGTTGAAATGGCGCAAATTACGCCACCAGTCGGTTTAAACCTATTTGTATTGCAGGGTATGACAGGTAAAAATATTGTTTATTTATCTAAAGCATCCATGCCGTTTTTCTTGTTGTTAGTACTCGGGGTGATTTTAGTTATCGTGTTCCCAGACATTATTCTTCTATTGCCAAAATTGATGTACAACTAA
- a CDS encoding YchJ family protein yields the protein MPNTPCPCQSHKPYAQCCQRWHQGDLYLQAPDAEQLMRSRYSAFVLDLLDYLLATWHPSTRPTELEPNPPGGKWLGLEIKKHLILSPTTQQVEFVARHRLQGKATRLHEISQFVLENNQWLYVDGSFIEK from the coding sequence ATGCCGAATACTCCTTGTCCTTGCCAAAGCCATAAACCGTATGCACAATGCTGCCAGCGTTGGCATCAGGGCGATTTATACTTACAAGCCCCGGATGCTGAGCAATTAATGCGCTCCAGATATAGTGCCTTTGTTCTAGATTTATTGGACTATTTACTGGCCACTTGGCATCCCAGTACTCGACCCACAGAGCTAGAACCTAATCCCCCTGGGGGTAAATGGTTAGGCTTAGAAATTAAAAAGCATCTGATACTTAGTCCTACCACACAGCAAGTCGAGTTTGTGGCTCGTCATCGTTTACAAGGTAAAGCCACTCGTTTACACGAAATTAGCCAATTTGTGCTAGAAAATAACCAGTGGCTCTATGTAGATGGTTCATTTATTGAAAAATAA
- a CDS encoding EAL domain-containing response regulator — translation MTIVAQLFSEADILVIDDNPVNVELLMDLLEDEGYTNIEGMCNPLQVEDRVQRQRPDLILLDIRMPGMSGLELLQRLNHTMGDKTPAVIILTAQIDETTRHDALELGVQDFLTKPFNHIEVLQRIHNTLQLQRLLVERTERANLLEELVQARTTELAIRSRQDPVTELPNRHVILEHLLALQSDKKDAFAFFIVLEGLDEIARLHGYEVVDQTLCKTSLLLNSITEIPISLLGVWGSDKWVVLCENSSTPAVSVALIAQCLLDTIQAPLRLGQLLLHIRARIGISQQHPSDSPEQTIRRAAVALPSADGLWQCYSQELEDALMRKIHVRDALHQAIEGNEFHLLYQPKVDVRNGQVRGVEALLRWESPVLGRVSPVEFIPAAEASGDIIHIGKWVIKQAIQAISRWREQQQVDELFTVAVNVASSQLMQHDFAEWLIKTVSQSGLPPYVLEIEVTESGLMQDMQLAMRQLQALSQAGLRIAIDDFGTGYSSLAYLKVLPVSVLKIDRAFIKEMHCNAQDQRLTSTVIDMARHFEFMTVAEGVEESAQLNLLRAMGCDLVQGFIFSPPLNESTMLKLAATGFSQTDYFKN, via the coding sequence ATGACTATCGTTGCCCAGTTATTTAGCGAGGCAGACATTCTAGTCATTGATGACAACCCCGTGAATGTAGAGCTACTCATGGACCTCCTTGAGGATGAAGGCTATACCAACATAGAAGGAATGTGTAACCCGCTTCAAGTAGAAGACAGAGTGCAACGTCAACGCCCTGACTTAATTCTGCTCGACATTAGAATGCCTGGTATGAGCGGATTAGAGTTGTTACAACGACTCAATCACACGATGGGTGACAAAACCCCAGCTGTCATTATTTTGACGGCTCAAATCGATGAAACCACTCGTCATGATGCGTTAGAGCTTGGTGTCCAAGATTTTTTAACTAAACCATTTAATCATATTGAAGTCTTGCAGCGTATTCACAATACCCTGCAACTACAACGTTTACTGGTAGAGCGCACGGAGCGAGCGAACTTACTTGAAGAATTAGTTCAAGCGCGCACCACCGAGCTTGCAATACGTTCGCGTCAAGACCCAGTAACCGAGCTACCCAATCGACATGTGATTCTTGAGCACTTACTCGCCTTACAATCCGACAAAAAAGACGCTTTTGCTTTCTTTATTGTGCTAGAAGGCTTAGATGAAATAGCCCGCTTACACGGTTATGAGGTGGTAGATCAGACTCTTTGCAAAACCTCTTTACTCCTCAACTCGATCACAGAGATACCCATATCCCTACTCGGAGTTTGGGGGAGCGATAAATGGGTTGTTTTATGTGAAAACTCATCTACACCCGCCGTCTCTGTAGCATTGATCGCCCAATGCTTGCTTGACACTATTCAAGCCCCATTACGTTTAGGGCAACTACTATTACATATACGTGCTCGCATTGGCATCAGCCAACAGCACCCCTCTGATAGCCCTGAGCAAACCATACGCAGAGCCGCAGTAGCCCTGCCCTCTGCAGATGGGCTCTGGCAGTGCTATAGCCAAGAGCTAGAGGATGCTTTGATGCGTAAAATTCACGTTCGTGATGCTTTGCATCAAGCTATCGAAGGCAATGAGTTTCACTTACTCTACCAACCTAAAGTAGATGTACGTAACGGGCAAGTTCGAGGTGTTGAGGCCTTATTACGGTGGGAAAGCCCCGTACTAGGAAGGGTTTCTCCTGTGGAGTTCATTCCTGCAGCAGAGGCCAGTGGTGATATTATTCACATTGGCAAATGGGTTATTAAGCAAGCCATTCAAGCCATTTCGCGTTGGCGTGAACAACAACAGGTGGATGAGCTTTTTACTGTTGCAGTGAACGTTGCTAGCTCACAGCTAATGCAGCACGACTTTGCTGAATGGTTAATTAAAACGGTAAGCCAATCCGGACTTCCTCCCTATGTGTTAGAAATCGAAGTCACCGAATCAGGCTTAATGCAAGATATGCAGCTCGCCATGCGCCAACTACAGGCCTTATCTCAAGCTGGCTTACGCATTGCAATTGATGATTTTGGAACTGGCTACTCTTCATTGGCCTATCTAAAAGTTCTGCCTGTTTCAGTCCTAAAAATAGATCGTGCCTTTATCAAAGAGATGCATTGCAATGCCCAAGATCAACGGCTAACCAGCACCGTGATTGATATGGCTCGTCATTTTGAATTTATGACAGTCGCCGAAGGCGTTGAGGAGTCAGCACAGTTGAATTTATTACGTGCAATGGGCTGTGATTTAGTGCAAGGATTTATTTTCTCACCCCCTCTCAATGAAAGCACCATGCTTAAACTGGCTGCTACTGGTTTTTCACAAACAGACTATTTTAAAAACTAA
- a CDS encoding hybrid sensor histidine kinase/response regulator: MHYRTIQLAHLSKARITTNARYEAIIEGAAAGIIRIDGRGSMLQVNDSALHMLGYERDELLGQNVKMLMPARWGDHHDGYLSAYQTTGNKTIIGTGREVAALHKNGSTIPVHLAVSEVQYGHAQAVPEAREFIGILSDLRAVAAAREREAQERALLQVLHRGLTDYRALLSGNTLWGFLQEALQELTGSDYALIGEVIPKNGKPALKIHAISDLSWNEASRKLMEELRSGQMLLTGPNTMLGQVFTQGKMVLSNNIETDARGGNLPPGHPPLYRYLGVPIIDRGELIGMYAIANGKKDYDEALVQWLEPFTSTCALLINLYRQLSEQQRFTEELKVAKDSAELSSQAKTDFLSSMSHELRTPLNAILGFAQLLANGRQPLSERQQRQVDQILRSGRHLLNLINEVLDLARIESGHTQVSLEPIKLQELIDETAEIIRPLALEQQLQLDIIVDKTHTYFVQADYTRLKQILINLLSNAVKYNKPNGSITLSCVAIDGLMRFSIQDTGIGIAADHLDSLFEPFNRLGAETGSIEGTGVGLALTRKLARLMNSDVYVKSNPNEGSLFWFDLPITSVCSNPRIDTTETTILSVPAADSHQYKVLYIEDNPENQRLMQDLCSEITGVHLQCVYSAEIGFEVACSDPPDLILMDIDLPGMNGFQAQRMLKQNPLTSAIPVLAISASSAPQDIKCAEEAGFIGFYIKPFNLDEMTQHLKKILTQKDHS, encoded by the coding sequence TTGCATTATCGCACTATTCAATTAGCCCATCTTTCCAAAGCTCGCATCACAACCAATGCTCGTTATGAAGCCATTATTGAGGGTGCTGCTGCTGGAATTATTCGTATTGATGGTCGAGGCTCAATGCTGCAGGTCAATGATTCAGCCCTACATATGCTCGGTTATGAACGTGATGAGCTATTAGGGCAAAACGTAAAAATGCTAATGCCTGCTCGTTGGGGTGACCACCATGATGGCTATCTATCAGCCTATCAAACTACAGGCAACAAAACCATTATAGGTACCGGGCGTGAAGTTGCGGCTTTGCATAAAAATGGCTCTACCATCCCTGTACACTTAGCCGTCAGTGAGGTGCAGTATGGGCATGCTCAAGCTGTACCAGAGGCGCGTGAATTTATTGGTATTTTGTCCGATTTACGCGCAGTTGCCGCAGCCAGAGAAAGAGAAGCGCAAGAGCGCGCTCTACTACAGGTATTACACCGTGGCCTCACTGACTACAGAGCCTTATTGTCTGGAAATACTCTGTGGGGTTTTTTACAAGAAGCCTTACAAGAACTAACGGGCAGTGATTATGCCTTAATTGGTGAGGTTATTCCCAAAAATGGCAAACCAGCCCTAAAAATTCATGCTATCAGTGACTTATCCTGGAACGAAGCCTCTCGTAAACTTATGGAAGAGTTACGTAGTGGGCAGATGCTCTTAACCGGTCCAAATACCATGTTGGGTCAGGTGTTTACTCAGGGGAAAATGGTACTAAGTAATAACATAGAAACAGATGCACGCGGTGGAAACCTTCCCCCAGGGCATCCTCCCTTATACCGTTATTTAGGTGTGCCTATTATTGATCGCGGTGAGCTCATTGGTATGTATGCCATTGCAAATGGCAAAAAAGATTATGACGAAGCCTTAGTTCAGTGGTTAGAGCCTTTTACCTCTACCTGCGCATTACTCATTAATCTTTATAGACAACTCAGTGAGCAGCAACGTTTTACGGAAGAACTTAAAGTGGCTAAAGACTCTGCGGAACTCTCTAGCCAAGCCAAAACGGACTTTCTTTCCTCCATGAGCCATGAGCTACGTACACCATTAAATGCCATTTTAGGTTTTGCTCAGCTATTAGCGAATGGACGACAGCCTCTTTCCGAGCGCCAACAACGTCAGGTCGACCAAATTCTACGTAGTGGCCGCCACTTATTAAACTTAATCAATGAGGTTTTAGACTTAGCTCGTATTGAGTCAGGTCATACACAAGTCTCTTTGGAGCCAATTAAACTACAAGAGTTAATTGATGAAACCGCAGAAATTATTCGCCCTTTGGCTTTAGAGCAGCAATTACAGTTAGATATTATTGTCGATAAAACACATACCTATTTTGTACAAGCTGACTACACCCGTCTAAAGCAAATTCTGATCAATTTACTCAGTAATGCCGTCAAATATAATAAACCGAATGGCTCCATCACCTTATCTTGCGTAGCTATAGATGGACTCATGCGTTTTAGCATTCAAGATACAGGTATTGGTATTGCTGCGGACCACCTTGACTCTTTATTCGAGCCTTTCAACCGATTAGGGGCAGAAACAGGAAGCATAGAAGGCACAGGGGTTGGACTGGCTCTTACACGAAAACTAGCCCGCCTGATGAATAGTGACGTGTATGTTAAATCCAATCCGAATGAGGGCAGTCTATTTTGGTTTGATTTACCGATTACCTCGGTTTGTTCTAATCCAAGGATAGACACGACCGAAACGACGATATTAAGTGTCCCTGCGGCAGATAGTCATCAATACAAAGTCTTGTATATCGAAGACAACCCTGAAAACCAACGTCTTATGCAAGATCTCTGTAGTGAAATTACTGGGGTTCATTTGCAATGCGTGTACTCGGCTGAGATTGGCTTTGAAGTTGCTTGTTCTGACCCACCAGATCTCATTCTCATGGATATTGATTTACCAGGAATGAATGGCTTTCAAGCCCAACGTATGCTGAAGCAAAACCCACTCACCTCTGCTATTCCTGTCTTAGCTATTTCTGCTAGCTCTGCACCCCAAGATATCAAATGTGCAGAGGAAGCTGGTTTTATTGGTTTTTATATAAAACCGTTTAACTTAGATGAAATGACTCAACACCTGAAAAAAATCTTGACCCAAAAGGATCATTCATGA
- a CDS encoding GAF domain-containing protein, translating into MTKVSLPKTEQERLETLAHLEILDTQNDPAFDNLTQIAANLFDVPISVVSLVGADRAWFKSSVGLNITQLPRKGSFCCRAITVDQLLVIEDTLQDSESTSSPLVTDSPFIRFYAGAPIRAENGLMLGTLCLLDYKAPTPHS; encoded by the coding sequence ATGACAAAGGTATCTTTGCCTAAAACAGAACAAGAAAGACTAGAAACTCTCGCTCACCTCGAAATTCTAGACACCCAAAATGATCCTGCATTTGATAATTTAACGCAAATCGCTGCCAATCTATTTGATGTGCCTATTTCGGTCGTATCTTTAGTTGGCGCAGACCGCGCTTGGTTTAAGTCCAGCGTAGGCTTAAATATCACGCAATTACCTCGTAAGGGTTCATTTTGCTGTCGAGCCATTACCGTCGATCAACTGCTGGTCATTGAAGATACATTGCAAGATTCAGAGTCAACCTCTAGCCCTTTGGTGACCGATTCACCCTTTATCCGCTTTTATGCTGGAGCGCCTATACGAGCCGAAAATGGCTTGATGCTAGGTACGCTTTGTCTACTGGATTACAAAGCCCCGACACCTCACTCCTAA
- a CDS encoding methyl-accepting chemotaxis protein, with protein sequence MLFSKNKLLITSSKQAQQIITAIRKTMAVIEFTPNGTILTANNAFCELMGYSPQELEHQHHRLFCSPDIYQSPRYQQAWNRLAAGESRSNRFVRINKAGEEIWLEASYIPVSDSNGSVVRIIKIATDISEQIRREQAEHSVMTAIDRSMAVIEFSLDGLVISANENFLKTMNYSIDEILGQHHAMFCSPAYTASPEYSAFWAKLNRGEFISDRFERIDKHGKKVWLRATYNPLYDATDRLYGVIKIASNITAQVEQRHAESNAALLAMQIASQTDNSAEQGASSVTQTASMVQDIAVSLNQTAEAISDLSIQSAKISELVNSIQDIAVQTNLLALNAAIEAAHAGPQGRGFAVVADEVRGLAARTHQATLMISDVVRQNQVSTKNAVLQMQNNQRSVEQGVTMATQAGVIMHTIQNDARKVVHAIEQVADTLGSK encoded by the coding sequence TTGCTTTTTTCCAAAAATAAACTACTCATTACCTCATCCAAACAAGCACAACAAATTATTACAGCTATTCGTAAGACGATGGCTGTTATTGAGTTCACTCCTAACGGCACTATTCTTACCGCTAATAATGCATTCTGTGAGTTAATGGGCTATTCGCCCCAAGAGCTAGAGCATCAACATCACCGGTTATTTTGCTCGCCTGATATTTACCAAAGCCCGCGCTATCAACAAGCATGGAACCGATTAGCGGCAGGAGAAAGCCGGAGCAATCGCTTTGTACGAATCAATAAAGCAGGAGAGGAAATCTGGCTTGAGGCGAGTTATATCCCCGTCTCTGATTCAAATGGCAGCGTCGTGCGTATCATTAAAATCGCAACTGACATTAGCGAACAAATTCGACGTGAACAAGCAGAACATAGCGTGATGACTGCGATTGACAGGTCAATGGCCGTTATTGAATTTTCATTAGATGGCTTAGTCATTAGTGCCAATGAAAATTTTCTAAAAACAATGAATTATTCTATTGATGAAATTCTAGGGCAACATCACGCGATGTTTTGTAGCCCAGCCTATACCGCCAGTCCTGAGTATTCCGCTTTTTGGGCAAAACTAAACCGTGGTGAGTTTATCTCAGATCGCTTTGAGCGCATTGATAAGCACGGAAAAAAGGTCTGGCTACGCGCTACCTATAACCCCTTATATGATGCTACAGACCGCTTATACGGCGTGATCAAAATCGCAAGTAATATTACCGCCCAAGTAGAACAACGCCATGCTGAGTCCAATGCGGCTTTATTAGCCATGCAGATTGCAAGTCAAACGGACAATAGCGCAGAGCAAGGAGCCTCTAGTGTTACGCAAACCGCATCTATGGTACAAGACATTGCTGTCAGCTTAAACCAAACGGCAGAAGCCATTTCGGACCTAAGCATTCAGTCAGCAAAGATCAGTGAACTAGTCAATAGCATCCAAGACATTGCAGTGCAGACTAATTTATTAGCGCTAAATGCTGCCATTGAAGCCGCCCATGCGGGTCCACAAGGTAGAGGGTTTGCTGTGGTTGCTGATGAGGTTCGAGGGCTAGCCGCACGTACTCATCAAGCAACACTTATGATCTCTGATGTTGTCCGACAAAACCAAGTTTCCACTAAAAATGCTGTTTTGCAGATGCAAAATAATCAACGTAGTGTAGAACAGGGTGTAACGATGGCTACACAAGCTGGCGTCATCATGCACACAATTCAAAATGATGCGCGTAAAGTCGTCCATGCCATAGAGCAAGTTGCTGACACCTTGGGCAGCAAATAA
- the sodC gene encoding superoxide dismutase [Cu-Zn] SodC, whose protein sequence is MKKQLSTALIGAALGLSAAAHADTLMIPMHLVDEKGASQPIGEVVVSPSDYGLVFTPALQGLSSGLHGFHIHEAPSCDPSEQDGKMVPAGAAKGHWDPEKTGIHGEPWGTGHLGDLPPLYVTDNGEAAQPVLAPRLKNIEDLRGHSLMVHEGGDNHSDHPKPLGGGGPRMACGVIN, encoded by the coding sequence ATGAAAAAACAATTATCCACCGCCTTAATTGGGGCCGCCTTAGGGTTAAGCGCAGCCGCTCATGCTGACACTTTGATGATTCCTATGCACCTAGTCGATGAAAAAGGGGCGTCTCAGCCCATAGGAGAGGTGGTAGTCAGTCCATCTGACTATGGACTGGTCTTTACTCCTGCTCTACAAGGGCTCAGTTCTGGGCTACATGGCTTCCATATCCATGAAGCCCCCAGTTGTGATCCTAGTGAACAAGATGGAAAAATGGTGCCTGCAGGGGCGGCTAAAGGGCACTGGGACCCAGAAAAAACGGGCATTCATGGAGAACCTTGGGGCACAGGTCACTTAGGTGATTTACCCCCACTCTATGTCACCGACAATGGAGAGGCTGCCCAACCAGTATTGGCGCCACGCCTAAAAAATATTGAAGACTTACGCGGCCACTCACTAATGGTTCATGAAGGTGGCGACAATCACTCCGATCATCCTAAACCGCTTGGGGGCGGAGGCCCTAGAATGGCTTGCGGAGTAATTAATTAA
- a CDS encoding metal-dependent hydrolase, which produces MTGQGHRLTGVGAGFFAAALVHTLGFNYTAEILAALAAASSTTLPDWIEIPVYKKGVRAGTVIPHRTITHWPPLWVGLIYLAYYYAEPYYAATLIGISVGALAHIVADAPNPMGIPWFWPHKRVSIFGGLWRSGQFEKTMTLVFTVTGLLYWGYAHQDTEWLMAILEKWSENTPIWTPVT; this is translated from the coding sequence ATGACAGGACAAGGTCATCGATTAACGGGCGTTGGCGCAGGTTTTTTTGCCGCCGCTCTGGTACACACTCTTGGTTTTAATTACACAGCAGAAATTTTAGCTGCATTAGCTGCCGCTTCATCCACGACACTTCCTGACTGGATTGAAATCCCAGTATATAAAAAAGGGGTGCGGGCTGGCACAGTTATTCCCCACCGCACCATTACCCATTGGCCACCGTTATGGGTAGGTCTCATCTATCTCGCTTATTATTATGCCGAGCCCTATTACGCTGCCACCCTTATAGGCATCAGCGTCGGCGCCCTCGCCCACATCGTTGCCGATGCCCCAAATCCAATGGGTATCCCTTGGTTTTGGCCACATAAACGCGTTTCTATATTCGGAGGCTTATGGCGATCAGGGCAATTCGAAAAAACCATGACGTTGGTTTTTACTGTAACGGGGCTACTTTATTGGGGTTATGCTCATCAAGACACGGAATGGCTGATGGCGATTCTAGAAAAATGGTCAGAAAATACGCCCATTTGGACGCCAGTCACCTAG
- the mgtE gene encoding magnesium transporter, whose amino-acid sequence MQDSIAHLKQFDHVADAVSYLNQLKATVAVQLATQLDTDGLIELIENPELTHDVELLTHLSNIKRVDVLDQMAEDRIADLLSIVEPEVRQQTLSLLSPASRTSILRLMSYPEGTVGSIMTTEFTQVPTYWTVLQTLDHIREVHAKRETVYSIYVVNEAQQLQFVLPLRQLVCSDSSAPLTDLWTGQTPITLEAYMDRDEAAHLIRRHDFLALPVVDESNQVLGIVTVDDVIDALMDEAAEDFGRFGGAEHIGKPYLEAGFGTMLRKRGGWLAILFLGEMFTASAMQYYEMELEKAVVLAMFIPLIMSSGGNSGSQATSLLIRGLALGEVQLKDWWRVILRELPTGLVLGAGLGSIGFARIMAWQHLGFYDYGEHYMLIAFTIWVSLIGIVCFGSSIGSMLPFALQRFGFDPASASAPLVATLVDVLGLVIYFSVAAFILTGTLL is encoded by the coding sequence ATGCAAGACTCTATCGCCCACTTAAAACAATTTGACCACGTTGCTGATGCCGTCAGCTACTTAAATCAACTAAAGGCGACTGTCGCCGTCCAACTCGCGACTCAACTTGATACAGATGGGTTAATAGAGCTCATCGAAAACCCAGAGCTAACTCATGACGTCGAGTTATTGACCCATCTGTCTAATATCAAACGGGTCGATGTATTGGATCAAATGGCAGAGGACCGGATTGCTGACTTATTAAGCATCGTAGAGCCTGAGGTACGTCAACAAACGTTAAGTCTGTTAAGTCCAGCCTCTCGCACCTCGATTCTGCGCTTAATGAGCTACCCCGAAGGGACCGTGGGCAGCATCATGACGACTGAATTTACTCAAGTTCCAACCTACTGGACAGTGCTGCAGACTCTGGATCATATCCGGGAAGTCCATGCTAAGCGTGAGACGGTCTATTCAATCTATGTGGTTAACGAGGCGCAGCAACTGCAATTTGTTCTTCCCTTACGTCAGCTCGTCTGCTCGGATTCCAGCGCACCGTTAACAGACCTGTGGACAGGTCAGACTCCCATCACGCTAGAGGCCTATATGGACCGTGATGAGGCAGCCCATTTAATTCGTCGTCATGACTTTTTAGCTTTGCCTGTGGTTGACGAAAGCAATCAGGTGCTCGGCATCGTAACGGTGGATGATGTGATTGATGCCTTGATGGACGAAGCCGCTGAAGACTTTGGCCGCTTTGGTGGAGCAGAACACATTGGCAAGCCCTACCTAGAGGCAGGTTTTGGCACCATGCTACGTAAACGAGGTGGTTGGTTAGCCATTTTGTTCTTAGGTGAGATGTTCACAGCAAGTGCCATGCAGTACTACGAAATGGAACTAGAAAAAGCGGTAGTGCTGGCAATGTTTATTCCCCTTATCATGAGCTCAGGAGGTAACTCTGGATCTCAAGCCACCTCACTATTGATTCGTGGATTAGCGTTAGGCGAGGTTCAGCTTAAAGACTGGTGGCGCGTTATCCTACGTGAGCTACCGACGGGCCTCGTACTTGGTGCAGGATTAGGTAGTATTGGTTTTGCCCGTATTATGGCTTGGCAGCATCTCGGCTTTTATGATTATGGTGAGCACTATATGCTCATCGCCTTTACGATCTGGGTTTCGTTAATTGGTATTGTCTGTTTTGGCTCCAGCATTGGGTCGATGTTACCTTTTGCCTTACAACGATTTGGGTTTGATCCAGCTAGCGCCTCTGCACCACTAGTCGCAACCTTAGTCGATGTATTAGGCTTAGTCATTTATTTCTCTGTTGCCGCGTTTATTTTAACTGGCACCCTTCTCTAG